CGGTCCAGACTGGTCTGGACACCACCAAGACAGTCCTGACAGGCACCAAAGAAACAGTTTCCACTGGACTCTCAGGAGCAGGGAGTGTGGCCAAAGGGGCAGTGCAGACCATCCAGAGTTGGTTACCAGGTACCCAGGACACCGTCTGGAGTGGACTCACCAGTTACAGTGGCCCAGACAaaggagggaaacaaaccatCCTGAGACCCCTGGAGGCTCTATCCTCTGGAGTAGCCAGTGCCCCAGACACCCTGTGTGCAGGCCTGGACCTTGCCAGGGAAGCCACCGCTGTGGCAACATTCACTCAAGGGGCCTCGCCGGGCAGGGAGGATGCAGGGCCTGCAGCCACCACATGTGTCCCCGAAGGAGCCATGAGCTTTGCAATGCTCGGGGCTGAGCTGGGGGAACTGGGGGATATTTTCTACCCCATGGATGCCAAGGAGCAAGGTGAGAACCGCACAGCTGGGCCCCACTTCCCATGGGCCTGGCTTCTGTAAGACCCGAGCCCCGGATTCTCCAGGGGCCTCTCAGATTGAGTAATCCTGTCTTCCTTTCCAGCTCAGCTTGCTGCCTCcgaacctgggccaaaggtactCACGGCCGACCAGGGCAGCTACTTTGTGCGTCTGGGTGACCTGGCCCCTGGCTTCCGCCAGCGGGCTTTTgagcatgccctgagccacctgcAGCACGGCCAGTTCCAGGCCAGGGGCGCGCTGGCCCAGCTGGAGGACTCCTTCCAGGTGGTAAgagccttcctctccccctgGCACCTTCCTCAGATTATCTCCCCCTGAACCCCCAGGCACGTGCGGTGACCGGTAAGCATGTACGGCGCGAGGATCCACTGGCACAGGCCTTCCCCACGGCTGACAGCTAACACTTGTGCCGCTTCCGCTGCACCGGGAGCGCTGAGCTGCACAGTCCGGCAGCAGCAACCCGCAGTGGCTGAGGCAGGTGGTGAGGGACCCCTAGCTCTGAGGACCTCCAGGTTCCCGAGGTCATGGGTCATGGGTTTTAGATGTTCAGCTACATCAGCCCCACTTACACATGCAGTGAAGAGCCTGGCAATGCCGCCTGAATCAGGATCCCCGGGGTGTGCCCGCACAACTGTGTTTTTAATTGGTGCCCTGGGGGCTCCAGTGAGCCCCAGTTTGAAGACTATTGGTCCATTCCAGTGGGAACAGTCACAACAAGGATGATCAGGCCCCAGGGACGCTGGGACATTTGTAGCTGTCACAACTGCAGGAGAAGGTGCTTCTGACATCGAGGAGgtgaggccagggatgctgcccagcccccacccagcacccaggaCTGAGTGGTGGCCTGACCCAATGGGTTTTGCTAGGGCGTCACTCTGGCTGCTGATGGGAAAATGGGCTGGACCCAGGAGATCAGTGAGGTTTCCACAAAAATTATGGCAACTGTTGGATGGTGGGGCcaccagggaggggcaggggcagcgagAGGCACCCATGTCCTCCTGGAAGTGCCTCCGAGGCAGGCTGACAAGGTCTACAGGTGGGCTCCATAGGAGCCATGGGAGGCATGAGAGAGAGGAACCCTAAGACATTTtggaggcttaaaaaaaaattttttttgagtattttatttaagtaatgtctacacccaacagcccgctcgaactcacaactctgagatcaagagtcggccaGGCATCTCTGCTTGGGAGATTTTTAGCAGGGGACCCTGGGGGAGGTGCTGAGTGGGTTGAGGTGAACATGGAGAGTTTGATTTTGGATGGGGCACTGGAGCTGACCAGCAGGCCCCAGATGGGAGTTCCTGCAGGGTGAGCTGGGAGTCCACACCTGGCCCACACTCTGCCCACCCACCAGCTGCTGGGACAAGGGAGATTGTTTAactggtggtggggtggggaggctcctATGTGCCGGGGACTCAACAATCtaggaagaggggatccctgggtggctcagaggtttagagctacctttggcccagggcgtgatcctggagacctgggattgagtcccacatcgggctccctgcatggaccctgcttctctctctgcctgtgtctctgcctctctctgtatctcccatgaataaataaataaattaattaaaaaaaaaaaacaatctaggAAGAAAAGCCGCCAAAAGAACTTCCACCCAAGAGGCGGAGGGGGGTGGGTAGAtaaacagcaaggaaacaaacatccaACATCCACAGTAACTCAACAGAGATGTGCCTATAAGGAGAATAATGAAACCTGGCAGGGAGGGACTAGGGGCCACTGCActgggtggccagggaaggcctcaCCTGGAGCCAAGACTGGATGGGCACCACATGAAAGGCCAGAGGAAGCATACTCCAGGCTGAACAGGCAGCATGTGCAAATGCTCTGAGGCAGAGGCATGTTGGAAGTGGTCAGAAGACAAAATGAGGCCAGTGTGTCCAGAGCGGAGCATGACAGAGTGTCAGTAGGAGATGAGGTCTGGGAAGTCCCAGGGAGCAGACCCTGTAGGCCATGGTGAGGAGCTAGATTGTATCCAAAGGGCACTGGGGAACCATGGAAGGATTTTGAACTGGGAACTGATGGTTTGTTATTTGGTCTCTGACAAGCCCAAAAAGAATATGGATTATTGTCTATCCTGGCACAGCTGGCTCTAAACTTGTGGCTTTTCCACCATGGAAAGGTCTGGACACAAggccccagggccagggccaggaaTATCCCCAGGGCAGTGTGTGAAAGGACCCTGCTGAGAAGCTGTAATTTATCTTTCTAGATTGAAAAGGCCAAGCAGGCTCCAGAAGACCAGTCATGGCTGGACCAGAGTCCGAGCAGCAGACTCGAAGAAGGCATTCCCCAAGAGGTGTGTAACAGAGGGCCGcggctccctctcctccctcaacCCCAGCTTACCTCACCACCCCGTCTCCCACAGGTGCCGGACTCCGGGGCTCTGTCCAGGGCCTGCAGCCTCATCCAGCAGCTCCACGTGGCCTACAGCTCCCTGGCCTCCGGCCTCCAAGGCCTCCCCTCTGAGCTCCAGCAGCAGGTCGGGCGGGCGCGCCACAGCCTCTGTGAGCTCTACAGCCTCGTCTCCTCGGCCAGCTCCGTGGAAGAGCTGCCGGCAGAGCGCCTGGCCCAGAGCCGCggggctgtgtgccaggcatggcGGGAGCTGGAGCAGCTGCTGGAGAGTGTGCAGCACGGCCCGCCGCTCTGCTGGCTGGTGGGGCCCTTTGCCCTGCACCCCACTGGGCAGCAGCTGTAGGTCCCTCCTGCCCACAGAGCCCTCTGCCGAGCCTTCTCTCCAGCCCCCACCAACTCCCTAAAGGCCGGACCCTACAGGCTGGTGCTGCCTGGCACCAGCAGGAGCACCAACTACTGGAGTTCGGCCGTGTGCACACCCAGCTCTGGCCCTACCTATGCCGTCCACCCTTTCCTCCCAAGGACCCCTGGGCCTTCTCCTGGCCTAGGGGCCCAGGGCTGCTATGACTGCTGACAGAGGGCCTTTGCCTGAAGGTCTCAACCAAGCACTCCAATTAGGAAAGAGAAGTGGAAACATGCCTAGGTCTAGAAGGTTCTCCATTCAGCAGCCTCCATTAGGAGCCCCTTTATCTTTGGGGCACCCCAGTCTGGGTCCATCCTGGGCTCCTGGAGCTTTGTCCTCACCCCAGAAGCATACACCCTGGCTCTCAGCAACCATGTTCTGTTATACCAGAAAGTACCAGAATATTACTGTCACCTGGCGGCAGGCTCCTACCGCCTCTGCTGATGCCCGGTGTGGCCGAGGGGCTCTGAGTGTGATGCTGCAGCAGCCACCAACTATGCCTATGCACTGGCCCAGCTGGGGGACCAGACTGGGGGGCCCTGCCGCCTCAGCGCATCCCCCTACCCCGCCCTGCGCTGATGTTTTGTGGTCCCAAAGGCCCCTGGGCTGAGGCTAAGGAAGGAGAGGGCTTCCCCACGGGGTGGGAGTGGGGCCCCAAGGGTAATGAGATAAAATATGCTCAACATGGTCCCACGCTCAGCCCAGGCTGGAGAATAGGGGCTAGGACGCCTGCAGCATCCCCTCCTTCCTGGCCACACTGTCCCCAAACGCCCAGGGAAGCCACGTGAgatggatggcacgtggggaagCTGAGGTGCTCCCTCACTGGGCTTCACCTGTCCTCCAGCTGGGGAGAACCCTGTCAGGCAAGCCCTGCTTCCTGGAACCGTATCCCACCTACAACTCCTGCATTAGGCCACCTCCCTCCCTTAAGGGGACTTGAGGTGCCTTCATACCACCCTCTTCTCAGAAATGACTGGGGGCTCCAAGCTCAGGACGAGAGGCCAGCCTTCCCCAAAGGGCTGCTGTTGGCTCCTGGGAGCCAGCGGTGGTGAAaccagcagggggcggggggggggggcaagtcaGAAAGCCCCTCAGGCTTGTCCCTCCTCAGTCTCCACCACAGGTGGAGGCGCTGGGCACACAGTCATTCACACAAACTGAGCACAGTGACTGGAGCTTATATCCAGCCAGACCAAACAGGGGATGCCAGGCCCAGGAAGTGCCACACTGCACCATGACCTCGGCTGAGATGGAGGCACTTGGCCAGGGGCAAGGTGGAGGACACACAGTGGACACCACCGTTTAACCAGCAACTGCCGTGTGCAGGTACCTGGCTGGGAGCTGCACACAGGTCTGTCTGCCGACCCTGGGTtcactttacaggtgaggaatGAGAAGCTCAGAATGGGAGTgccacttgtccaaggtcacagagcaaggcCTGCCCCCAACACTCACACCCTCTGAATGGCAAGGACAACGGCTAGCTCACAGCAACCCCGAAGACTGAATGGCTTGAGTGCCCCTGAGCTGCTGCTTCGGGGGCCCCAgaaccacctgcagcctgggtaGGAACAGGAATGGGAGCAAGGCTCTGCAAGACTGTCTGGGGTCAAACCACAGCCTCCACTTGAGGATGCATTACGTCTGAAaaggcctcccccctcccctctccttcaccGTCAGCCCTGCAGGCCCAGACCCAGCAAGGGCAGTGTCAGAGCATTTGCTGTGAACAGTGACCTTGTGGCTTAAACCCTTTGTCCCTGGACGAGCCCTGGACAGCTGTACCAGCAACACTAGAAAATCGAGCCAATAAAAgtgactttcattaaaaaaaccctTTATAGTCATTTCATGTCGGTTGGAAATCACAGAAGTTAGGCAGAAAAACAACCCAGGGGACAGATACAAAGGAACAGCATGGCGTTTCCCCAACAGGTCTCTGCTCCGCAGGTggcgggtgggggccggggcaggCCTGGGGCATCTACGCGTGACAGGTGGGCCTGGCCGCCAGGGCTCAGCTGTCCTCCTCGTCCAGGGACTCCGAGTCCATCCGCACCCTTGCACGCTCCTGCCGCTCCTTCCCGGGTGCATCCAGCTCGGAGCCCTCCCGCGCATTGCTGGTGGGAGCACAGCGCGGTGGGGGTGAGCCCTTGGCCTGCCACCTCCAGCAGACACTCGAGCACTCTAAGAGCACAGCCCGTGTCCAAAGCCTCCCACACCGCCCCAGCCAGGCCCCCGCCAAGCACAGGCAGGCCCAGGGTCCTCAGCACGGCGACGTCAGCTTCAAGCAGCTCATGGTGCCCACTCCCGGAGTGCCAGGAGGAGGCAATCCTCCAAGGGGCCGGGCCCAGAGCAGCTTGGAGCTGCAGAGCAATCTTGATGGGGGACCTGAGGGTCAGCTGCAAAGGTGAGGGTGGGACAGGTCCCTGTGGCCATCGCCAGAACAAGCAGCCCACACCGTGGAGGCCTTCTCGGGAAGCAGCCTCTGGAGCCATGGCCCTTGGCAATACTTACTCATTGTGTAATGGCTCTTCAGAGGAGCCACAGCCCAGCCCCTCCTCGGAGTTctgtcctccctcctgctccttgtCTTCCATGCTCTCTCCTTTCTGGGATGTGGCCTCACCATTCACCGGGGCCGAGAGATCTGGCGGGAGAAAGGCTCATGGGACCCTGTAGCCCTGTCCGCCAAGAGCAAGCAAGTGAGCTGGTTTGGGGCCAGGGGCCCTGAAGGAGCCTCCACCGGCCTTGAGGTCCCTGACCCCGGGCAtgcccacatcccccacccctgcacctctCAGAGGCACCTCCCAGATGGCCCCAGCCCATATAAGTCTAAAGATGAAGAAGCCAGTAAATGAGTGGCCAAGGGCAACAGGAAAAAGCTTGCTAGGTGCTTGGACAGAAAAAAGGTGATGCTCCCTGCAGGGCGTCCCTGAGCCATCCTGCCCCAGTCTGAAGGAACACCTCTCAGCAGCAGCATGGGCACCACTTAACCCCAGCAGGAAGAAGGTCCTCCCATTTGGTAAGGACCAGTGCCACAGCCCCTATGGGAGATAACCTCTTTCATCCTAGCAACGCTCCCACACATGGCCCACCCCACCGCACACATGGCCTCCAGTGCTGCCTGGCTCTGAGGGTCTCTGAGCagctcaggtgtgtgtgtgcacaccagACCTCAGCAACTGTGGGGACACAGCCAGGCATGCAGAGTGCCAGCAGGAACATGCCACTCCCACTATGGGGCACGGGGAACGCAGAGGGCTCTTGCCCTGCTCCTTACCAGCATTCGCCTCGTCCTCTACCCTCTCCATGGGAGCCTCCTCTCCAGCCAGCGCCTCCTCGGCCTTCTCCACCTCGGCCCTTTCCTTCTCCACCCCAGCTCTGGTTGCCTTCTGGATGGCCTCAATCTTTGGTCCCAGGACCCGAGATTTGAGCCGGGTGTAGACCTCCGCGGCCTTCTCCATCACCTCCTTGTTGGCCTTGTAACGGCGGATCTGGCCGGCAAGAGGCCTGGCTCAGGAGATGCAGCTGGTCTCACCCCCCGCCAGAGACCCGCCCCCAGGGCTGCCACCCCTGGCAGTGCCTCCCATGACCACAGCACAGCGCACTCCTGCCTGCCGGCTCACCAGTGTCCTCCTTGACCAAGAGCTGCTGTGGCCGGGAACCCAGGCTCCCTGGGCACACCCCTGCCTTGCCCGCCACCAGCCCCTTCCAATGCTGGAATGCCACCGTACCTTCTTCAATGTGGCCACCACATCTGTGTTCTTCTGCAGGATCTGTGAGGTCACCTGTAGGGTTCCTAGCTCCTCTAGTGCGTTCAGACACCTCTTCacatcctggggggggggggggtgagtgaGGAGGGACAGCACCTAGCTGAAGAACCCTATGGGGCCctgtggggctccctgggtggcgggggcggggagggagtgCCAGGGGACCCCAGGGACAGTGACTGTGCTGCAGAACTTGGGAGGGCTGGCTGGCACCACCTTGTGGAGATGCTAAGCAATGCACCTGAGGTGGCCAACTTGGGCCCTCCATGAAGACACCCAGAAGAACAAAGACCCTGGGTTTGCCTTGGTTTCCTAAGACTTCTAGAGGGAGCTGCCTCCCTCTAGAGGACTGGGGGACTCCCTGGTTTAGAGGATGTGGCTGTGCCGTGGCCTCGGGGCCCTGACAAGGACCTCACCGGATTGTCAACTTTCAGGGCGAACTTGATCTCACTGTGCAGCTTCTGTAGCTTCTCCTCCACGGAAGGTTCTGCAGCCAGGAGAGAAGGCAGCAGCTGGGCTTGCGCAGGGCCAAGGGAGCCACCTGGCTTGGACCCCCACACCCAACCGGTTCCCACAACCCCTTTGTCGGTGCTGCCTGAGGACCTGCCCCAGCACCACCGAGGTGACAGGAGCCAGCTTCTCAGCACCACCTCCTCCCTTTCAGTGATCCGGCTCCCTACCTTTCTTTTTCTCGACCTTCCGGTCAGGTGGGAACCCTTCTGACCGCTTCCGGGTTCGCTCCACCTTCGCAGGCCTGTGAAGTCACACTCCTTAGTCCCGCCCATCCCGGCCACTGGTGTCCTTGAGTGTGTGGTGATGGACCCACAGCCACTGTGAGGAACACCCTCAGGGGGCCCTGGAAGCTGGGATGGGGTGGGTCAGGCCCATCATGACCTGGTCTAGGCAGGTACCTGAAGCGACCGGGAAGGTGACACAAGCAACCTCGGGTTCTTTCCAGCAAATGACATCAAATCTTAGAATTACCATTATTAATATGCAACTGAGGGTtagttgcttcttttttttttttttttaaagattttatttatttattcatagagacagagagaggcagaggcacagggagaaacaggcatcatacagagagcctgacgtgggacttgatccagtgtctccaggatcacaccctgggctgcaggcggcgccaaaccactgtgccactggagCTGCCCGGGTGAGTGGCTTCTTAACAAAAACCTGGGTGAATGAATTACGGAAAGGTAGCCCAATTTGACGCCCATTTCCAGAGCTCAGACTTGATGTTCTACTTGGCAGCTGGCTGCCAAATCCCATGGGCAGGTTCACTCACTGATGCCGGAATCCCAATTGGCCAGCGAGCAGGGAAAGGAACAGTGTCCTGCCTTGGTGCGCCTTGGACATAGGGTCTCAGAACCACTGGTCACTTTCCTGGGGAGTGTCCTGGCCCCACCTTGATGCCAGGAGCACCCTCAGTGTGACACCACAGATATGGAGTGGTATCCCCTGGGGGTGGAATCTCAATCCCAGAGCAGTGCCTCCTACATAAGCTGATGGGGCACCAAGAATGGGACACTTAGATTGGATCTAAGGCTAAATTTGGAAATCGGGTCCCTTCCAAAAGGGGTGAGGGGTAATGGGTCCCCAGTAGGCTGAGAACCACAGGGACCAGCATGGGGCAACCTGGACCCCCAGGTAGTTGTGGCAGAAAGAGGCAAAGCGGGTGCTGACCTGGCTCGGGGCCTCTCCTCGGGGcgccctctcttctccttctggctgGGTCTCCTCGTAGGCTCTGTGCTTTGTCTTGCTGTCTTCTTTGCCTGCAGCGGCCAGAGAAAGGGAAGGCTGGAATGGTGGGCAGTGGGGGCTCTCCTCCTTAGAGATATAGCCGGACACTTCCTGCCACCACCTCTGCACTGCTGGGAATTGGTGTAATGGGCAGGATGAGGTGGGAAGGACTCGTGTCCAGTCTGTTCCCAGGCAGTGGCCTCTTAGGCCCTAAAAGGACTACTCCCTCAATGGGTGGGGCAACCCCACCGCACACATTCCTCCTGTCTTGGTCTCCTTTTTGTgatcaaaggaagagagaaaaagaacaaagtattgTCTTGCTTCCCCCGTCCTCCTATTATATGGGGCTCCATCTAGAAGGTGACAGGCCCAGAAAGTCAGGCTCAGATTCAGGTGGACCACACAGTGGGCAGTAGACAGGCCTGCAGGGACTGCACAGTGCTTGATGGTCATTACCAAGGCTCATCAGAGGCCTCCTAACTGCTCCGGGCTCACCCAGAGTCCCGCCCCCCCACAGCAGCACCAGAGGGTGCCCGTGAGCATCTGAGTCAAGTCCTCACCAGCCCACAGCCCTCCAGGGCTCCCACTTCACTGAAAACCCAAGTCTTCCCCCTCTGTCCCCAAGGCCCCGCTCAACCTGCCCATCCCCTCCCTATGCTCCCTGAccccctctctccccttcacccactctgctccagccacacggACTCCTGGCTAATTCTTCCAACATACCAGGCCCATGCTGCCCCAGGACGTTTGCATGGACTATACCCTCTGCCTAGAGTGCCGTCCCCACCAGGTAGCTTTCCAGACCACCTCTCACTTTGTCCTGATCCTTACTTAATGGCACCTTCTCAACAAAAGCCTTTAGAGTTTACCCTACCTAAAACAGAAAACCTCACCCCAACAGCTTATGCCCCCCgaccttgctttctttttcttattttttctttccgaCCTTGCTTTCTTGTTCTTAGCAATGAACAGTCTGAAATGCATCTCATGTTGTCCCATCTCTCTTGCTTGAATGTCAGCTTTCACGGTGGGGGTCTCTGTCTCATTCATTGCTTTATCACTACATCCCTGGCCCTTAGGTCCTAGCACAGCACCCAGCACACAGTTGGTGCTCATTCATTGTGTGGAAGTCAGGAATGGACTTGTCGGAAGGGGTGGGTGTGACAGAGAAGCCCCTTGGTCACTACCCTCCCCAGGAGTTCAGGACGCACCCCAACAGCACACACCTCTCTCTgcagctcagcctcaggccctgagTCAGAGGAAGACTGTggtccccggccccggcccttGCGGCCTCGCTTTCTGACGGGCTCATCCTCGTCCCCCAGCTCATCCCCGCTACTGCCCCCGCTGGCCGGGGCCTCCCCGCGTTCACGCTCGCGCCTCcgctccttttcttccttttcctgttcGCGGAGCCTTcgcagctcctcctcctgctccctgcGCCGCCTGGCTTCTAGCTCACGCCGCCTCTCCTCATCCCGGCGCTTCCACTCGCTGATGCGGTCGACCTCATCGCTGTCACTGGGGGTGCATGCCAGTTAGAGGACCAAGGTCCCGGGCCCACCCACATAACCCTAGCCCATCACCCACCTGTTGCTGCTCACCCACCTGTCACTACTTGAGCTAGTCGGGGGCCGCTCAGGCTTTGGCTTCCGCCCACGTGGTTTTGGAGGTGGCTTCTCCGCTACAGCAAAGGAGAGTATGGCCTTGTCTACCCAGGTTCTCTTCCTCAGGGTGGCCCCCAAGGCAGTCAGAGGTGAGGGGGCACCCCGCCGGGACCCTACCTGGCTTCCTGCCCCGAGGAGGTTTCTTTACAGACACATCCGAGtcggaagaggaggaagaggaggaggaggaggaggaggacggcgCTGACCTGGCCACAGCCACTGGCTCGACCTTTGCTCCATCGGATTCTGCTTTGGAGTCGGAGTCGGAGGCCGAAGGTGCCTTCTAAGAGGGGCCAGGGCATGGTCAGCAGAACACAGGCCAAGGACAGTGCCAGCCCCTTGCAGCCCCTGACCTACAAACCTCTGCCTTCCTCCATCTAGAAACACTTCCTGTTGGCCAGGAATCACAGGCAGCCCCAGATGTGCCTGCAGCCACCTGATCATTCAGCTCAGTCATGGTGGGTGATGCCCCCAGGCCTCACCCTCTCCTTGGTGaaaagggggaggcagagaaagcCACTGTTGTTTCCAGTGGTTAAAACTCTTTCTAACACAAAATTTGGCCTGGAGGCCCAATTAGATgagctcccctcctcctgctaTCTCTGCCCACCTCCTATCTCCCCACATACTcacttgtgcacacatgcatgtaacATACATACTgggacacatgcacacactgctCACAGCATCTGTGCATACACATATACGTGACAGGCTTGCATTCTCTTCCACACacaaactctccctctctcacgTGGGGCCCCTATGAGCACCTTGCTACTTCCTTCCGGAGCCAAGGTTCTAGTATCCCGGTTCCCAAACCGGTCTCTATGTTCCTCTCGGGAGCAGTAGTGGCCTGGCGCTCCTCGGCTCCATAAAAGTGCTCTGCACACACCCAACTCAGAAACTATGGGTGAGGCCATCAGTGGAGCCAGAGGTGGAAGATGGTGGTCCCAAGGGCACTATGGCCTGTTCCCTACCCTCCTCCAAAAAAGACGGACTGTAACCATGGACAGTGCCTGGTGACCATGGAGAGATCTCTCAGGGTTTCCTACAGATAAGCAGTGGGAACAAAACACCTCTACCTTTTTCTTCCGTCCTGCAAGGGGGCCCCGCCGAGGTGCCCGGACCACAGCTTTCTTCTCGGGGGTGAAGTCCTGGGCAGAGAGAAGGGGCCTGAGCATGGGCCCCTCTGGCTGGCCACTGCTCAGCTCCCATGTGTGCATGTCTGCCCGCCCACAAAGCCAGCCACCTGCTCACCTGGTCACTGGTCTTCTCTGACTCAGATGAGCTTTCTGAGTTCTCCTCCTCAGAAGGGGACACACTGGCTTGATCCAGGTCACTGGAAGCCTTTCGAGTTCGTTTTGAGACTGACATCTAGAAGGCAAGCAGCCCAAACAGATCAGCCATCAGAAAGCCTTGTGTGTTTTGCTGAGCTGTCTCCTGCCTGGCCACTTGCACCCCGGAAAGAGCTGAGGTTCTGGAACctctgggaggaggcagggactgttttgaggatctttttttttttttttttttttttttttttaaatttttatttatttatgatagtcacagagagagagagagagagagaggcagagacacaggcagaggaagaagcaggctccatgcaccgggagcccgatgtgggattcgatcccgggtctccaggatcgcaccctgggccaaaggcaggcgccaaaccgctgcgccacccagggatcccctgttttgagGATCTGATTAAAAACCAGGgatcagggaaccctgggtggcacagcggtttagcgcctgcctttggcc
The nucleotide sequence above comes from Canis aureus isolate CA01 chromosome 19, VMU_Caureus_v.1.0, whole genome shotgun sequence. Encoded proteins:
- the HDGFL2 gene encoding hepatoma-derived growth factor-related protein 2 isoform X2 — translated: MPHAFKPGDLVFAKMKGYPHWPARIDDIADGAVKPPPNKYPIFFFGTHETAFLGPKDLFPYDKCKDKYGKPNKRKGFNEGLWEIQNNPHASYSAPLPVSSSDSEAPEADPAGGSEDDEVRGVMAVTAVTATAASDRMESDSDSDKSSDNSGLKRKAAALKMSVSKRTRKASSDLDQASVSPSEEENSESSSESEKTSDQDFTPEKKAVVRAPRRGPLAGRKKKKAPSASDSDSKAESDGAKVEPVAVARSAPSSSSSSSSSSSSDSDVSVKKPPRGRKPAEKPPPKPRGRKPKPERPPTSSSSDSDSDEVDRISEWKRRDEERRRELEARRRREQEEELRRLREQEKEEKERRRERERGEAPASGGSSGDELGDEDEPVRKRGRKGRGRGPQSSSDSGPEAELQREAKKTARQSTEPTRRPSQKEKRGRPEERPRARPAKVERTRKRSEGFPPDRKVEKKKEPSVEEKLQKLHSEIKFALKVDNPDVKRCLNALEELGTLQVTSQILQKNTDVVATLKKIRRYKANKEVMEKAAEVYTRLKSRVLGPKIEAIQKATRAGVEKERAEVEKAEEALAGEEAPMERVEDEANADLSAPVNGEATSQKGESMEDKEQEGGQNSEEGLGCGSSEEPLHNDNAREGSELDAPGKERQERARVRMDSESLDEEDS
- the HDGFL2 gene encoding hepatoma-derived growth factor-related protein 2 isoform X1; protein product: MLRACLLQPTPHPLHPWSCQLQLLGDRPPPIASLREGFCGRALGVFRSWAWPHLLAAQGTIFGFAQIDDIADGAVKPPPNKYPIFFFGTHETAFLGPKDLFPYDKCKDKYGKPNKRKGFNEGLWEIQNNPHASYSAPLPVSSSDSEAPEADPAGGSEDDEVRGVMAVTAVTATAASDRMESDSDSDKSSDNSGLKRKAAALKMSVSKRTRKASSDLDQASVSPSEEENSESSSESEKTSDQDFTPEKKAVVRAPRRGPLAGRKKKKAPSASDSDSKAESDGAKVEPVAVARSAPSSSSSSSSSSSSDSDVSVKKPPRGRKPAEKPPPKPRGRKPKPERPPTSSSSDSDSDEVDRISEWKRRDEERRRELEARRRREQEEELRRLREQEKEEKERRRERERGEAPASGGSSGDELGDEDEPVRKRGRKGRGRGPQSSSDSGPEAELQREAKKTARQSTEPTRRPSQKEKRGRPEERPRARPAKVERTRKRSEGFPPDRKVEKKKEPSVEEKLQKLHSEIKFALKVDNPDVKRCLNALEELGTLQVTSQILQKNTDVVATLKKIRRYKANKEVMEKAAEVYTRLKSRVLGPKIEAIQKATRAGVEKERAEVEKAEEALAGEEAPMERVEDEANADLSAPVNGEATSQKGESMEDKEQEGGQNSEEGLGCGSSEEPLHNDNAREGSELDAPGKERQERARVRMDSESLDEEDS